DNA sequence from the Blastomonas fulva genome:
CATGTCGATCAGGTAGATTGTCACCTTGATGATCCGGCTGCGGTCGCTGCCGCCCGCCGCGAGCACGCGGTCGATCGCGGCGAAGGTCGCCTCGAGTTGCGCATCGAAATCGCCCACGCCCACGATCGCACCCTGCTCGTCGATCGCGGCCTGGCCCGAGAGGAACAGCAATCCGCCCGCCTTCCAGCCTGGCGAAATAGCATAGGCCCCGAGCGGATCGGGGGACATCGAGATGACGGATGCGTCGGTGGACATGACAGTGGGCCTTTCCTGTTCTATCTGCAGGGCAACATGACCACCGATTGTAACCCAAATGGGGCGCGCTGCGAATGACGGGCATGATTGCCGCGATGGATCCTGCCGATCCCCCCAGCCTGAATGCACCTGCGGAGCCTTCGCCCGAGGCCGTGCCGCCGCATGACCATGCGCTCTCGACGCGGGCATGGCACTGGATCAATCTGCTGAGCCTGATCACGCTGTTCATGAGCGGGCTGATGATCTTCAACGCGCATCCCCGGCTGTACTGGGGCGAATATGGCAATCGTGACGAGCCCGCCTGGCTCGCGATTGGCCAGGAGTCACAGCGCGGCTATCTTGAGGTCGGAGGGGCAAGGCTGGACACCACCGGCGTGCTTGGCCGCTACAGCGATTCCGATGGCACGGTGCGCAACCGCGCCTTTCCCGGCTGGGCAACCATTCCCAGCGATTACAATCTGGCCGAT
Encoded proteins:
- a CDS encoding RidA family protein; the encoded protein is MSTDASVISMSPDPLGAYAISPGWKAGGLLFLSGQAAIDEQGAIVGVGDFDAQLEATFAAIDRVLAAGGSDRSRIIKVTIYLIDMANFPAIVEARRRYFTPPWPADTVVEVRALALPDLLLEIEVIAVCGED